DNA sequence from the Acidimicrobiales bacterium genome:
CGATCCACGCCACGATCGACGATCTGCACACCACGTACACCGACGGAGGGACGTGACGCGATGGCCGGACAGATCCTGGTGAGCGGTGCGGGACGGGCCCTGATGGAGAAGCGGCACGACCCGCTGCACGCCTACACGCTGTCGCTCACCGGCAAGGAGGACCCCCGGGTGCTGTTCCTGGGCACCGCCACCGGTGACGATCCGTACTACGTCCTCACGTTCTACGAGACCTACAGCTCCGACCGCTGCCGGCCATCCCACCTGCGGCTGTTCCACATCACCGAGAT
Encoded proteins:
- a CDS encoding Type 1 glutamine amidotransferase-like domain-containing protein produces the protein MAGQILVSGAGRALMEKRHDPLHAYTLSLTGKEDPRVLFLGTATGDDPYYVLTFYETYSSDRCRPSHLRLFHITE